The Kaustia mangrovi genome has a segment encoding these proteins:
- a CDS encoding capsule biosynthesis protein, protein MMPAQPAQLRPAGRLMREEETRAAAVIGLSALWPEERAGAAFPASGRPDLAGRVFLFLQGPPGPFFRHLARALGRAGASTVKVVFNPGDALDSIGLRRRYFRGTRTDWPVWVRQAAVQDGVTDVVLYGDCRFYHRAAVATLRALGIRVHVFEEGYLRPDWITYERDGVNGFSPLMRMDCGRLADTMADPLTEPAAQGVGNALWRYVAYGMRYYGCNLAGSWLFPCYRSHREPGLGRELLAWTRRLALMGPSKARSRRTVARVMAGERFHMILLQLGGDSQLAVHSDYVSLDAVIEECVCAYARAGAPGGPLVFKSHPLDPDVGAVAAAVAGAARRHDVADRCHFVDGGKLAPLLDRARSVVSVNSTACHQAMMRGIPTRVLGRAIYRHPPYVSELPLERFFAKPQPPDERAYRRFRVFLLRTCQFNGCFYTGRGIEMLIGPLVQSMASTAETESFYRLEGADMAEEALDAAQ, encoded by the coding sequence ATGATGCCTGCCCAGCCTGCCCAGTTGCGCCCTGCCGGACGGCTGATGAGGGAGGAGGAGACACGTGCTGCAGCAGTCATCGGCCTGTCGGCCTTGTGGCCCGAGGAGCGCGCCGGTGCGGCATTTCCGGCGTCCGGCCGGCCCGATCTCGCAGGCCGCGTCTTCCTGTTCCTGCAGGGGCCGCCGGGGCCGTTCTTCCGGCATCTGGCGCGCGCACTCGGCCGTGCCGGCGCGAGCACGGTCAAGGTCGTTTTCAATCCCGGCGATGCCCTGGACTCGATCGGATTGCGGCGCCGCTATTTCCGTGGAACGCGGACCGACTGGCCGGTCTGGGTCCGGCAGGCGGCGGTTCAGGACGGGGTGACGGATGTGGTGCTCTACGGCGATTGCCGGTTCTACCACCGTGCCGCGGTCGCGACCCTGAGGGCGCTCGGCATCCGGGTCCATGTCTTCGAGGAGGGCTATTTGCGGCCCGACTGGATCACCTATGAGCGCGATGGCGTGAACGGCTTTTCCCCACTCATGCGGATGGATTGCGGGCGTCTCGCCGATACCATGGCCGATCCGTTGACGGAACCGGCGGCCCAAGGGGTGGGCAACGCCCTGTGGCGCTATGTGGCCTACGGCATGCGTTATTACGGCTGCAATCTCGCCGGCTCGTGGCTGTTTCCCTGCTACCGTTCCCATCGCGAGCCCGGCCTTGGCCGCGAACTTCTCGCATGGACGCGCCGGCTTGCCCTGATGGGACCGAGCAAGGCGCGCTCGCGCCGAACGGTCGCAAGGGTCATGGCTGGCGAGCGGTTCCACATGATCCTCCTGCAGCTCGGGGGCGATTCCCAGCTTGCCGTCCACAGCGACTATGTCTCGCTCGATGCCGTGATCGAGGAGTGCGTCTGCGCCTATGCGCGCGCCGGGGCGCCAGGCGGCCCGCTCGTCTTCAAGAGCCATCCGCTCGATCCGGATGTGGGCGCCGTTGCCGCCGCTGTCGCCGGGGCGGCCAGGCGCCACGACGTCGCGGACCGCTGCCATTTCGTCGACGGGGGAAAACTCGCCCCGTTGCTCGACCGCGCAAGGTCGGTGGTCTCCGTCAATTCGACCGCCTGCCACCAGGCGATGATGCGGGGTATTCCCACCAGGGTGCTCGGGCGTGCGATCTATCGCCATCCACCCTATGTCAGCGAGCTGCCGCTCGAGCGCTTCTTCGCGAAACCCCAGCCGCCGGACGAGAGAGCGTATCGGCGGTTCCGCGTCTTCCTTTTGCGGACCTGCCAGTTCAACGGATGCTTCTACACCGGCCGGGGTATCGAGATGCTGATCGGCCCGCTCGTCCAGAGCATGGCCTCCACGGCCGAGACGGAGAGCTTCTACAGGCTCGAGGGCGCGGATATGGCCGAAGAGGCGCTCGACGCCGCGCAATAG
- a CDS encoding polysaccharide biosynthesis/export family protein, which translates to MADEDCLAVTKRGGGQVACGRRPAYALGRRLCALAVVLVAAAGLAGCTLVPGETPMASSVSAQAADNRFELITIDPFVADTATRRTEPSLVSALGRGGGTRSPKLEVGDTVQATIWESLDAGLYTSATGRSTTIDRLVIDSDGAVFIPYAGRVRIAGKTVEEARRIIQTRLERETVRPQVELRIATGRGARAMVAGAVAKPGLYDLGLADGAGTLMETLTAAGGSAQPPYRTEVTVVRGTRRGSINLETLYENPDYDIGLEPGDKVVVADVPATFSMLGAVENKGEYPFTKSDFHLIDALSAAGGLKDKQAQRTGVFLLRFEDPGIVNAIRRHRGEPVLKTRSGVPTVYQLNLMDTRGFFYAKRFAMRSGDVVFVTNAPVHEWSKILGPLSQSIFLARTGLTFGQ; encoded by the coding sequence ATGGCTGATGAGGATTGCCTGGCGGTGACGAAGCGCGGCGGCGGCCAGGTCGCGTGCGGTCGGAGACCGGCATACGCACTGGGCAGGCGTCTGTGCGCTCTCGCGGTCGTCCTTGTCGCCGCGGCGGGGCTTGCGGGCTGCACGCTCGTTCCCGGCGAGACCCCCATGGCGAGCTCGGTATCCGCCCAGGCAGCCGACAACCGGTTCGAGCTGATCACCATCGACCCGTTCGTCGCCGACACGGCCACACGCCGCACGGAACCGTCGCTCGTCTCCGCGCTCGGCAGGGGCGGCGGAACCCGCTCCCCGAAGCTGGAGGTGGGCGATACCGTGCAGGCGACGATCTGGGAATCGCTCGATGCGGGCCTCTATACCAGTGCGACGGGCCGGAGCACGACCATCGACCGTCTCGTCATCGACAGCGACGGTGCGGTGTTCATTCCCTATGCGGGCCGCGTCCGGATCGCGGGCAAGACCGTGGAGGAGGCCCGGCGGATCATCCAGACCCGCCTGGAGCGCGAGACGGTGCGCCCGCAGGTGGAGCTGAGGATCGCCACAGGGCGCGGCGCGCGGGCAATGGTGGCGGGTGCCGTCGCCAAGCCCGGCCTCTACGATCTCGGTCTCGCGGACGGGGCGGGCACGCTCATGGAGACGCTGACGGCGGCCGGCGGTTCGGCCCAGCCGCCTTATCGCACCGAGGTCACCGTGGTACGCGGCACCCGGCGTGGCAGTATCAATCTGGAAACCCTCTACGAGAATCCGGACTACGACATCGGACTCGAGCCCGGCGACAAGGTGGTGGTGGCCGACGTGCCCGCGACCTTCTCCATGCTCGGCGCGGTGGAGAACAAGGGCGAGTATCCCTTCACGAAGAGCGATTTCCACCTGATCGACGCCCTGTCCGCGGCGGGCGGGCTGAAGGACAAGCAGGCCCAGCGCACCGGCGTCTTCCTGTTGCGCTTCGAGGATCCCGGCATCGTCAACGCCATCCGCCGGCACCGCGGCGAGCCGGTGCTGAAGACGCGGTCGGGCGTGCCGACCGTCTACCAGCTCAATCTCATGGACACGCGCGGCTTCTTCTACGCCAAGCGCTTCGCCATGCGCTCCGGCGACGTGGTCTTCGTCACCAATGCTCCGGTGCACGAATGGAGCAAGATTCTCGGTCCGCTCAGCCAGAGCATCTTCCTGGCGCGCACGGGGCTGACATTCGGCCAGTAG
- a CDS encoding SDR family oxidoreductase yields the protein MDLGLKGRKAIVCASSRGLGRACALALGQAGVDVVINGLDADRLARTADDIAEKTDVAVTPVAADLDTHEGQAALLAACPEPDILINNNGGPPLRDFRELDREAMLSGVVQNMVTPIELIQKVADNMAERRFGRIVNITSITVRMPLQGLDLSSAARAGLTAFLAGAARPLAEHNVTVNHILPGMFATDRLSGTTEKIARERGISFEEAQRERASAIPARRFGDPDEIGRLCAYLCSAHAGYITGQSILIDGGLFNTTV from the coding sequence ATGGATCTGGGACTCAAGGGCCGCAAGGCCATTGTATGCGCATCGAGCCGGGGCCTCGGCCGGGCTTGCGCACTCGCACTCGGGCAGGCCGGCGTGGATGTGGTGATCAACGGCCTGGATGCCGACCGCCTCGCCCGCACCGCCGACGACATCGCCGAGAAGACGGATGTTGCCGTCACGCCGGTCGCAGCCGACCTCGACACGCATGAGGGTCAGGCCGCCCTGCTCGCCGCCTGCCCCGAGCCCGACATCCTGATCAACAACAATGGCGGGCCGCCCTTGCGCGATTTCCGCGAGCTCGACCGCGAGGCCATGCTGTCCGGCGTCGTTCAGAACATGGTCACGCCCATCGAGCTCATCCAGAAGGTCGCCGACAACATGGCCGAGCGGCGCTTCGGGCGGATCGTCAACATCACCTCGATCACGGTGCGCATGCCGCTCCAGGGGTTGGACCTGTCGAGCGCGGCACGCGCCGGCCTCACCGCCTTCCTCGCCGGCGCGGCACGGCCACTGGCGGAACACAATGTCACCGTCAACCACATCCTGCCCGGCATGTTCGCCACCGACCGGCTGAGCGGAACGACGGAAAAGATCGCCCGCGAACGCGGCATCTCGTTCGAGGAGGCCCAGCGCGAGCGCGCAAGCGCGATCCCCGCGCGCCGTTTCGGCGATCCCGACGAGATCGGCCGCCTGTGCGCTTATCTGTGCAGCGCCCATGCCGGCTACATCACCGGCCAGAGCATCCTGATCGACGGCGGGCTGTTCAACACGACGGTCTAG
- the ppk2 gene encoding polyphosphate kinase 2, translated as MAAKETEDALPEKLYSLKHDELPEKIAERAFTSGDYPYEDKLKSKHYKKDLQALQIELVKLQDWIRKTGERVVVLFEGRDAAGKGGTIKRFTEHLNPRHAHVVALAKPTETERGQWYFQRYAARLPTAGDIALFDRSWYNRAGVERVMGFCSKEELETFYNQVNEYEDLLVRDGVHLFKVWLTIGREEQIDRFYKRKLDPLKRWKLSDIDLMAVDRWHDYTEAKREMFQRTHTPIAPWTVIKANDKRRTRLNAIRVVLSAFPYAQKDADAIGLIDPKIVGTGVDEME; from the coding sequence ATGGCCGCCAAGGAGACGGAAGACGCCCTTCCGGAGAAGCTCTATTCGCTGAAGCATGACGAGCTGCCGGAAAAGATCGCGGAGCGCGCCTTCACGAGCGGAGACTACCCTTACGAGGACAAGCTCAAGTCCAAGCACTACAAGAAGGACCTGCAGGCGCTCCAGATCGAGCTCGTGAAGCTCCAGGATTGGATCCGCAAGACCGGCGAGCGCGTCGTGGTGCTGTTCGAGGGGCGCGATGCGGCAGGCAAGGGCGGCACGATCAAGCGGTTCACCGAGCATCTCAATCCGCGCCATGCCCATGTCGTCGCGCTTGCCAAGCCGACGGAGACGGAGCGCGGCCAGTGGTATTTCCAGCGCTATGCCGCAAGGCTTCCCACCGCCGGCGACATCGCGCTGTTCGACCGCTCCTGGTACAACCGGGCCGGCGTGGAGCGCGTCATGGGGTTCTGCTCGAAGGAGGAGCTGGAGACCTTCTACAATCAGGTCAACGAGTATGAAGACCTTCTCGTGCGCGACGGCGTGCACCTCTTCAAGGTCTGGCTCACCATCGGCCGCGAGGAGCAGATCGACCGCTTCTACAAGCGCAAGCTCGATCCGCTGAAGCGCTGGAAGCTCTCCGATATCGACCTCATGGCGGTCGACCGCTGGCACGACTATACCGAGGCCAAGCGCGAGATGTTCCAGCGTACCCACACGCCCATCGCGCCGTGGACCGTCATCAAGGCGAACGACAAGCGCCGCACCCGCCTCAACGCCATCCGTGTCGTGCTGTCGGCCTTCCCCTATGCGCAGAAGGACGCCGACGCGATAGGCCTCATCGATCCCAAGATCGTCGGCACGGGCGTCGACGAGATGGAATGA
- a CDS encoding threonine ammonia-lyase: protein MTPPLDRLPTFADIRDAARRIAPYATRTPLVEWAALNERVGARVLVKPETLQRTGSFKFRGAYNRIAQLDPAACPGGVVAYSSGNHAQGVAAAAALAGLPAVIVMPEDTPRMKRDNTQGYGAEVVTYDRASEDREEIARAIAEERGAVIVPPYDDPDIVAGQGTVGLEMAEDAAARGVTLDHVVSNASGGGLIAGISLAFAELSPATRVWVAEPRGFDDHARSLASGRREANEAATGSICDALLARTPGEITFAINSRRLAGGLVASDDEVRAAMAYAFSTLKLVVEPGGAVGLAALLSGRLEIESGATVGVVLSGGNVDRESFCAMIG from the coding sequence ATGACGCCGCCTCTCGACCGATTGCCGACCTTTGCCGATATCCGCGACGCCGCGCGCCGGATCGCGCCCTATGCGACGCGCACGCCGCTCGTGGAATGGGCAGCGCTCAACGAACGCGTCGGCGCGCGCGTGCTTGTGAAGCCGGAGACCTTGCAGCGCACGGGCTCGTTCAAGTTCCGCGGCGCCTATAACCGCATTGCGCAGCTCGACCCGGCCGCGTGCCCGGGCGGCGTGGTCGCCTATTCCTCCGGCAACCACGCCCAGGGCGTCGCGGCCGCGGCGGCGCTCGCCGGACTTCCCGCCGTGATCGTCATGCCGGAGGATACGCCGCGCATGAAGCGCGACAACACGCAAGGTTATGGCGCGGAGGTCGTGACCTACGACCGGGCGAGCGAAGACCGCGAAGAGATCGCGCGCGCCATCGCTGAGGAGAGGGGGGCGGTGATCGTGCCGCCCTATGACGATCCCGACATCGTGGCGGGGCAGGGCACTGTCGGGCTGGAGATGGCGGAGGATGCCGCCGCGCGCGGCGTGACCCTCGACCATGTCGTCTCCAATGCGAGCGGCGGCGGACTGATCGCCGGAATCTCTCTGGCCTTCGCGGAATTGTCGCCGGCGACCCGGGTGTGGGTGGCGGAGCCTCGGGGGTTCGACGACCATGCGCGCTCGCTCGCATCGGGCCGGCGGGAGGCGAACGAGGCGGCGACCGGCTCGATCTGCGATGCGCTTCTCGCGCGCACGCCGGGCGAGATCACCTTCGCCATCAATTCCCGCAGGCTTGCCGGCGGGCTGGTCGCGAGCGACGACGAGGTGCGCGCGGCGATGGCTTATGCCTTCTCCACGCTCAAGCTCGTGGTGGAGCCCGGCGGCGCGGTGGGGCTTGCGGCCCTCCTGTCCGGCCGGCTCGAGATCGAATCTGGTGCCACGGTCGGCGTGGTGCTGTCCGGCGGCAATGTGGACCGGGAAAGCTTCTGCGCGATGATCGGCTAG
- a CDS encoding fructosamine kinase family protein, translating into MSKAVEQALGCRATSLQPLSRSWGLKVMRAGLDDGRTVLVKQGPGDLPGHAGLEGWMLDELARETALPVPDVLHASPDLLVTDWIDNEGGPSSPAHERHAAELLAALHTMRQPSFGYSRDTAIGGLAQPNPETTSWVAFFRDHRLVHMADIAHGRGRLPGPVRTRIDRLADRLADYIDEPAHPSLLHGDLWGGNVLVRGERIAAVIDPAISCGHPEIELAFTTLFATFGRPFFDAYGALAPLDKEFFTLRLHIYNLYPLLVHVALFGGSYVPPVEATLERAGC; encoded by the coding sequence ATGAGCAAGGCTGTCGAACAGGCTCTTGGATGCCGCGCGACGTCCCTGCAGCCCCTGTCGCGAAGCTGGGGGCTCAAGGTCATGCGCGCCGGGCTCGACGACGGCCGGACCGTCCTCGTCAAGCAGGGGCCGGGCGACCTTCCCGGCCATGCAGGGCTGGAAGGCTGGATGCTCGACGAACTTGCCCGCGAGACCGCCCTGCCCGTGCCGGACGTGCTCCACGCCTCCCCCGACCTCCTGGTCACCGACTGGATCGACAATGAGGGCGGCCCGTCCTCTCCCGCCCATGAGCGCCATGCCGCGGAGCTCCTCGCGGCGCTCCACACCATGCGGCAGCCCTCATTCGGTTATTCGCGCGACACCGCGATCGGCGGGCTTGCCCAGCCCAATCCCGAAACCACCTCGTGGGTCGCCTTCTTCCGCGATCACAGGCTCGTCCACATGGCCGACATCGCCCATGGCCGCGGGCGGCTGCCGGGGCCGGTGCGCACGCGCATCGACAGGCTCGCCGACCGCCTTGCGGACTATATCGACGAGCCCGCCCATCCAAGCCTTCTCCACGGCGATCTCTGGGGCGGAAACGTGCTGGTGCGCGGCGAGCGCATCGCCGCCGTGATCGACCCCGCGATCTCGTGCGGCCATCCCGAGATCGAGCTCGCCTTCACCACGCTGTTCGCCACATTCGGGCGCCCCTTCTTCGACGCCTATGGGGCGCTCGCCCCGCTCGACAAGGAGTTCTTTACGCTCCGCCTCCACATTTACAATCTCTATCCGCTCCTCGTTCACGTCGCGCTGTTCGGCGGCTCCTACGTTCCGCCGGTCGAGGCGACGCTCGAGCGGGCGGGATGCTGA
- a CDS encoding DUF2852 domain-containing protein, which yields MAQSCSRSRWTPLSIAAIVLGFVVWWPIGIAVLAYILWGGSVDGAVNDAWNRVRTPRSSGNRAFDDYKEQTLKRLEEEQDAFADFVEKLRAARDREEFERFMAERGKA from the coding sequence ATGGCACAGTCATGCTCAAGGTCGCGCTGGACGCCGCTTTCCATCGCGGCCATCGTGCTCGGCTTCGTGGTGTGGTGGCCGATCGGTATCGCCGTCCTGGCCTATATCCTGTGGGGCGGCAGCGTCGACGGTGCCGTCAATGACGCATGGAACAGGGTGCGCACGCCGCGCAGTTCCGGCAACCGCGCATTCGACGACTACAAGGAACAGACGCTCAAGCGGCTCGAGGAGGAGCAGGACGCGTTCGCCGACTTCGTGGAGAAGCTCCGCGCGGCGCGCGACCGCGAGGAGTTCGAGCGTTTCATGGCCGAGCGCGGCAAGGCCTGA